The genomic region TTAAAATGCGATATGAGTTCCCCATTATTCATTGATTCATCTCCTCAGGTGACTAAATGATTTCGAGGTAGCGACGACGCTCCCAGTCCGTTACAACTGATTGGGACTTTCTCCATTCCCAGTGTCGTGTTGAAGTAAAATGGCTGACGAAGTCTTCACCGAACATCTCCGCGGCCAGACTTGAACGAACCATTTTGTTAGTTGCCTTATAAAGATTATTGGGCAGGCGAGTTGATTCGGTATCGCCGTATCCGTTTCCGGTGACTTCGGGTTGAAGTGTGAGTTCATTTTGGATGCCGTAGATGCCGCTGGCGATTGCAGCTGCGACGGCCAAGTAAGGATTTATGTCGGCCCCAGCAACTCGGGTTTCGAGACGGGTCGAAGTGGGGCGACCAGAAATCACGCGAAAGGCAGTTGTTCGATTGTCGAGACCCCAGTTGGCCCGGGTTGGAGCCCAATGTCCCTCAACGAGGCGCTTGTAGCTGTTTACGTTGGGAGCGAAGAGGGGCAGAATTTCTGGTAGGCAATGAATCTGTCCAGCTAGGTAGTGTTTAAATATTTTTGACATTTTATTGGTGCTATTTGGATCAAAAAAAACGTTCTGTTTTTCATCGAGGGCCCAAAGACTCTGGTGAATGTGTCCTGAGCAGCCAGCAAGTTTTTCATTCCACTTTGCCATGAAGGAGGGGATGATTCCAAAGCGGCATCCAATCTCCTTTGCCCCGCTTTTGAAGAGAACGCCTCGGTCAGCAGCGGTCAACGCGTCGGTCACGCTGATCGCGGCTTCGTAGACCCCTGGGCCAGTTTCAGTATGAAAGCCCTCGAGTGGAATCTGAAACGCTTCCATTTCGTCCATGAGGGCATTGACGTATTCATTTTCAAAACCGGTTCTGAGAAGAGAATATCCAAACATTCCAGGTGTGAGAGGTTCGGGTTGGTCAAAATTTTTATCATGGAGGGATTGGGGAGTTTCTCGAAAATTAAACCACTCAAATTCCAATCCAACGCGCGGGAAGAATCCAAGAGCTTCTGTTCGCTTAATTACAGATTTGAGCAATTGCCGCGGACAAACGCGAAGAGGTTGCTGCTGCTCATCGAGAAAATGACCAAGAAAAAATGGGATATTATTATCCCAGGGCACTTCCCTGTAGGTGGATAGATCCAACTCAACAAGGGCATCGGGATAACCCGTATGCCAACCGGTGAAGCGCACGTTATCATAGACGGCATCTGTCACATCCCATCCAAAAATAACATTGCAAAAACCAAAGCCATTTTCAAGGGCAGAGAAGAACTTATCCTTGTGGAGATACTTTCCGCGCAAGACCCCATCAATGTCTGTTACCGCTACCTTCACCTTGTGAGAGGGTGACTGGCGAACTTTTTCTAGGATTTCCTTTTGACTGGTATCATTCAAGGTAACCTCCCCTTCATTGTGAGCAGAACAAGACGGACAAATGACTAGTTTGACAGTGCTTTGCAGAGAGACCAGATCAAGATAGTAAAAAATGAGGGGGCCGTCCAGGTGTAAAAGAAGTTAGAATTTGACGAGCTGAATGATAATGAAGCTCTGCATCACCTCGACCAAAGGCTCGATTCACGGTGGGCTGGTTTGGAAAGCAAGCGTTCTCGGATATTTAACTAAGGAGACAGAGAAAATGGGTCGATATATTAATTGACCCTGTGTGATTTTTTGTGAAGCGCAGTCAAGGAACAGGATAGCTGATGAGTCGTGGGGCAAAAAAAATAGATTCAACTCAGGAGGCAGTTGCTTCGGCCTCTATCTTGAGAGAGCTGCATTTCTTTAAGCATTTTCCTGATCACCTACTAGATAAACTGAGTCGTCAGGTTCAGATCAAGACAGCTCCAGCGGGATCCGTGATTTTGACTCAAGGACAAATAAATACAGATCTCTTTATCCTCTTGTCAGGAATCTTATCTGTTTCGGTCGATGGCGGTGTCGTAGCGAGATTGGATAAAAAGGGCGACTTGGTGGGCGAAATGAGCGTAATTACGCACGAACCCGTTGCAGCCACCATTACAGCTGAGATGGAAACACAGATTATAATTTTGAGAGGAAAGGATTTTCTAGCCTTAGAGGGGACGAGCAGTGATGAATTTCAACATGCCTTGTTCCGCGTCTACGCCCATGATCTCTCGAACAAATTAAGAATAACGAATCAAAAAGCCAAATATTTTGAAGATCTAACGATGAAGCTAACTCAGGCTCAGAACGACCTGCGTGAAGTAAATAAGGGCTTAGAAATAAAGGTGGCCAGTCGAACTCTCGATCTAAATAAGCGCACACAGGATTTGCAGAAATCGCATCAAAAGCTTGAACAGCAAAATGCTGAACTGGTAGCAAGTCATAAAAAGATGGAAGAGTTGTATTTCACTCGGGAACTAACATTTCAAAAATTGGAAGAACTTTATAAGAATTCATTGATCCCCCTACAGATGACTTTGCTTCAGATCGAACAAAACAGTGTCGAGGGCAATCAGCAAGATCTCATTAAAACGGCTTCCCACGAGTTGAGTGATGTACTGAATTTATTAGAGCCAGTGGTTTCAATTTATTCTTCTCAGAAAGCAATGAAGAGTAAAAGGGTTCTCCTGGCAGAGTCTAACATGAAGTATCAGATGCTCGCCAAGATGGCTTTAGGGGGGACCGGGGTCGAGTTGGATATAGCTTCAACTATTGAGGAGGGGAAGGCGGCCCTCTCTGGAAAATCCTATGATATCCTATTTGTATCAGCTGAAATGCTTCAGCTTTGTGATTTATCCCAGGCATTGAATCCTTCTATACAAATGGTTTTCATGACCTCTGATCGAATTGATCACTATCTCCCAGCTCTCAGAGAACACAAAGTGATGCCTCACATTGTCTCTCGAGATGAATATGATCGCACCTTTACTATAAAGAATATTGTAACTTCGGTAGCGAAGTTAGCGAGTGGTGATATTTTTGGGGTGAGCAAATATTTGGCTTGGGGTTCTGACTTAAAAACTGTTGAGGTTTCAAGGAGCGACAAGAGAGATCAATTGATTAACGATATGAGCCTTCACTTTGAGCAGCTAGGCATACGTCGAACAGTGAGAGATCGCGCCGCGACAGCACTTGAAGAAATGCTAATGAACGCGATCTATGATGCACCCGTAGGCAAAGATGGAAAGAGCCTCTATAACCATCTTTCGCGTCTTGAATCGGTTTCCTTAAGTCCTGAGCATCAGGCTTCACTTCGCTATGGAACGGATGGAATGATTTTAGCGATTGCTGTCGAGGATCCATTTGGTTCACTCGATGGTGATACTATTCTTAACTATTTGGATAAGTGCTACGGGGGAGTTGCAACGGAAACGGGTCACGACGGCAAGGTGGCGAAAGGCGGAGGCGGCCGAGGCCTCCACCAGATTATTGAGAACTCGGATTTGGTGGTTTTTAATATCCACTTTGGGTTTAGGACCGAAGTGATAGCCCTATTTAATGTCGATCCGAGAGGTGTTGGTCATAAGTTCCCCAGTTTTCATTTGTTCTCACAATAGAGTCGTGCAGCCTCGCTTGAACACATGGATAGCCTTCATCTTATTGATTTTATTATGTAATTTTAATATTTTGTCTTTTGTGATGAGATTAAAATGGGCGTTGCGCTTACAAATCAATAGTGTTAGATTGCCGCGATTCTTAAGGAACATTTAAACGAGTGGATCGAGAGTACAAGCCATGAAAAAAGATATTCACCCAAAAATTCGGGAAGTAGTTTTTAAAGACGTTTCATGTGATTTTTCATTTAAAACCCTATCGACAGCTAGGTCTAAAGAAAATATCAAATGGGAAGACGGAAAGGAGTATCCTCTTGTGACCGTGGATATATCCAGCGCTTCCCACCCATTCTATACTGGCAAACAGCGTCTCATTGATACAGAGGGACGTGCTGAGAAGTTTGCTAAAAAATATGGACGCAAGTCCGGGGCTACGGGCGGCAACTAGGTCCTCTCGTTTCTATTCCGGACTAGTTAATTAGCAAGGGGAGCGGGCGCTATCATGGGCCCGTTTTCGGTGCCGGTTGAGGTAGGTCTTTTCTGTCAGGGGTGGATTGGCATTCCTGATTTTTTTATTTTATCTCGAGAATAAATAAACTTTTATTATAAACACAAAATATTTTTCCGATAACTAGATGAGGATTGTTTATTTCTTCTTGTTTCGGTTTTTTTAATTTCCTGAGGTTAAAGTCTGGGAGTTGGAGTTTTGAGACGTCTTAAGAAACACGCCGCTTCATTCGAAAAAATGGACCGGTTTCGCCCCGACGATTATTCTCAACAATTGCGTGATTCACTCTTATCCATTTTAATTCAGC from Bdellovibrionales bacterium harbors:
- a CDS encoding cyclic nucleotide-binding domain-containing protein yields the protein MSRGAKKIDSTQEAVASASILRELHFFKHFPDHLLDKLSRQVQIKTAPAGSVILTQGQINTDLFILLSGILSVSVDGGVVARLDKKGDLVGEMSVITHEPVAATITAEMETQIIILRGKDFLALEGTSSDEFQHALFRVYAHDLSNKLRITNQKAKYFEDLTMKLTQAQNDLREVNKGLEIKVASRTLDLNKRTQDLQKSHQKLEQQNAELVASHKKMEELYFTRELTFQKLEELYKNSLIPLQMTLLQIEQNSVEGNQQDLIKTASHELSDVLNLLEPVVSIYSSQKAMKSKRVLLAESNMKYQMLAKMALGGTGVELDIASTIEEGKAALSGKSYDILFVSAEMLQLCDLSQALNPSIQMVFMTSDRIDHYLPALREHKVMPHIVSRDEYDRTFTIKNIVTSVAKLASGDIFGVSKYLAWGSDLKTVEVSRSDKRDQLINDMSLHFEQLGIRRTVRDRAATALEEMLMNAIYDAPVGKDGKSLYNHLSRLESVSLSPEHQASLRYGTDGMILAIAVEDPFGSLDGDTILNYLDKCYGGVATETGHDGKVAKGGGGRGLHQIIENSDLVVFNIHFGFRTEVIALFNVDPRGVGHKFPSFHLFSQ
- a CDS encoding type B 50S ribosomal protein L31: MKKDIHPKIREVVFKDVSCDFSFKTLSTARSKENIKWEDGKEYPLVTVDISSASHPFYTGKQRLIDTEGRAEKFAKKYGRKSGATGGN
- a CDS encoding glutamine synthetase, whose protein sequence is MNDTSQKEILEKVRQSPSHKVKVAVTDIDGVLRGKYLHKDKFFSALENGFGFCNVIFGWDVTDAVYDNVRFTGWHTGYPDALVELDLSTYREVPWDNNIPFFLGHFLDEQQQPLRVCPRQLLKSVIKRTEALGFFPRVGLEFEWFNFRETPQSLHDKNFDQPEPLTPGMFGYSLLRTGFENEYVNALMDEMEAFQIPLEGFHTETGPGVYEAAISVTDALTAADRGVLFKSGAKEIGCRFGIIPSFMAKWNEKLAGCSGHIHQSLWALDEKQNVFFDPNSTNKMSKIFKHYLAGQIHCLPEILPLFAPNVNSYKRLVEGHWAPTRANWGLDNRTTAFRVISGRPTSTRLETRVAGADINPYLAVAAAIASGIYGIQNELTLQPEVTGNGYGDTESTRLPNNLYKATNKMVRSSLAAEMFGEDFVSHFTSTRHWEWRKSQSVVTDWERRRYLEII